The following are from one region of the Noviherbaspirillum sedimenti genome:
- the otnK gene encoding 3-oxo-tetronate kinase — protein sequence MTVLLGCIADDFTGGTDLAGMLVKAGMRTVQLIGVPTEPIADDVDAVVIALKSRTSPVDQAVSESLAALRWLQSAGCKQIYFKYCSTFDSTPRGNIGPVTEALMTALGAEFTIACPAFPANGRTIYKGYLFVGEMLLSESGMRNHPLTPMTDSNLVRVMQQQTERKVGLVDSAVVDQGAAAIGERIAGLRERGYGLAIVDALSDVHLESIGAACADMPLITGGSGIALGLPENFRRRGLLSRTVAADVLAATGGLRAVISGSCSVATQRQVALMRASFPAFKIDPLLLARGEDLVSAALDWAGGRIGKQPVLIYATATPETVKQAQLELGAEQAGGLVENALAEIAKGLVRLGVGQMIVAGGETSGAVVNALGIKGLRIGPEIDPGVPWTTTLPHDASVQPLALALKSGNFGSEDFFLKAWDKLQ from the coding sequence ATGACCGTTTTATTGGGATGCATCGCAGACGATTTCACGGGCGGCACCGATTTGGCCGGCATGCTCGTGAAAGCCGGGATGCGTACGGTGCAGCTGATCGGCGTGCCGACCGAACCCATAGCGGACGATGTCGATGCAGTCGTGATCGCGCTCAAGTCGCGCACCAGCCCGGTCGACCAGGCGGTATCGGAATCGCTTGCGGCTTTGCGGTGGCTGCAAAGTGCGGGCTGCAAGCAAATTTACTTCAAGTACTGCTCGACCTTCGATTCCACGCCACGCGGAAATATCGGACCGGTTACCGAAGCCTTGATGACAGCGTTGGGCGCCGAGTTCACGATTGCCTGTCCGGCATTCCCGGCCAATGGGCGGACGATCTATAAAGGCTACCTGTTCGTCGGCGAGATGCTGCTGAGTGAATCGGGCATGCGGAATCATCCGTTGACGCCGATGACCGATTCCAATCTGGTGCGGGTCATGCAACAGCAGACCGAGCGCAAGGTCGGTCTGGTCGACAGCGCCGTGGTAGACCAGGGCGCTGCCGCAATCGGCGAACGTATTGCCGGTTTGCGCGAACGCGGATACGGCCTGGCGATCGTCGATGCCTTGTCCGATGTCCACCTCGAATCGATCGGCGCAGCCTGTGCCGACATGCCGCTGATAACCGGCGGCTCCGGCATCGCGCTCGGATTGCCGGAAAATTTTCGCCGTCGCGGATTGCTTTCCCGCACCGTTGCGGCCGATGTGCTTGCCGCGACCGGCGGATTGCGCGCCGTCATTTCGGGCAGTTGCTCCGTGGCGACGCAAAGGCAGGTAGCGCTGATGCGTGCATCCTTCCCCGCGTTCAAGATCGATCCCTTGCTTCTCGCGCGCGGCGAAGACCTGGTATCGGCTGCGCTCGATTGGGCCGGCGGCCGCATCGGCAAGCAACCGGTATTGATCTATGCCACGGCGACTCCCGAGACGGTCAAGCAGGCGCAGCTGGAACTTGGGGCTGAACAAGCCGGCGGCCTGGTCGAAAATGCGCTTGCAGAAATTGCCAAGGGACTGGTGCGGCTCGGCGTCGGACAAATGATCGTGGCGGGCGGCGAAACTTCCGGTGCGGTGGTCAACGCGCTCGGCATCAAAGGCTTGCGCATCGGCCCCGAAATCGATCCCGGCGTGCCGTGGACGACCACGTTGCCGCACGACGCAAGCGTACAGCCACTGGCGCTTGCACTTAAATCGGGTAACTTCGGCAGCGAGGATTTCTTCCTCAAGGCCTGGGACAAGCTGCAATGA
- a CDS encoding IS630 family transposase produces MILTKSERMELQQQVSARNGRADTARRARLILLLADGHTWADIRAKLDCSDSFIDLWSKRFSADRLAGLFSRHAGRERYKVTDRIEARVLARTTKHKPADGSTHWSTRKLAAELGGGISHMAVARIWTKHGIKPHRLEGYLASNDPDFETKAADVIGLYMNPPQHAAVFCVDEKTAIQALDRKDPVLPLSPGRAERHGFEYYRHGTLSLYAAFNTRTGEVLGKTAVRHTSAEFVAFLTDIVANQPKGKEIHVIADNLSAHKTKLVAAFLEAHPTVHMHFTPTYSSWLNQVELWFAKIERDVIARGVFTSLTDLKRKLMRYIRHYNTQPKPVKWKYFDPSKRITPESIVTVH; encoded by the coding sequence ATGATACTCACCAAAAGCGAACGCATGGAGCTCCAACAACAGGTCAGTGCGAGGAATGGACGGGCAGATACTGCACGTCGCGCCCGGCTGATTTTGCTGCTGGCCGATGGCCATACCTGGGCCGATATCCGCGCCAAGCTCGATTGCAGCGACAGCTTCATTGATCTCTGGAGCAAGCGTTTTTCCGCAGACCGGCTTGCCGGACTGTTTTCGCGCCATGCCGGGCGGGAACGCTACAAGGTCACCGACCGCATCGAGGCACGCGTACTGGCCCGAACCACGAAACACAAACCGGCCGATGGTTCGACGCACTGGTCGACACGCAAGCTGGCTGCCGAACTGGGCGGGGGGATTTCGCACATGGCGGTCGCGCGCATTTGGACCAAGCATGGCATCAAGCCGCATCGCCTCGAAGGCTATCTCGCCTCCAACGATCCCGACTTTGAAACCAAGGCCGCCGATGTGATTGGCCTCTACATGAATCCGCCCCAGCACGCGGCCGTGTTTTGCGTGGACGAAAAAACTGCGATCCAGGCGCTGGATCGGAAAGACCCAGTGCTGCCGTTGTCGCCCGGACGCGCCGAACGCCATGGATTCGAATACTACCGGCACGGCACGCTGTCGTTGTATGCCGCCTTCAACACCAGGACTGGCGAGGTGCTGGGCAAGACCGCTGTGCGACACACCTCGGCTGAGTTCGTGGCCTTCCTCACAGACATCGTCGCCAACCAACCCAAGGGCAAAGAAATCCACGTCATCGCCGACAATCTCTCCGCGCACAAAACCAAGCTCGTCGCGGCATTTCTGGAGGCGCATCCCACGGTGCATATGCATTTCACTCCTACATATTCATCCTGGCTGAATCAGGTCGAACTGTGGTTTGCAAAAATCGAACGCGACGTCATTGCGCGGGGCGTTTTCACATCGCTGACGGATCTCAAGAGAAAACTCATGCGTTACATCCGTCACTACAACACCCAGCCAAAGCCAGTGAAGTGGAAGTACTTCGATCCAAGCAAGCGAATCACTCCCGAATCAATTGTTACAGTCCACTAG
- the ltnD gene encoding L-threonate dehydrogenase, which yields MNQQACRVGVIGLGAMGMGVAGSLLRAGFEVYVRDVRQEAMQKAVAAGAQAVVSPATFGELDVLLIYVVNAQQTEQVLFGEHGAAAHLRHGTVVIGSSTVAPEFAEMLGARLNAMGLQFIDAPVSGGAVKAAAGEMSMMASGAPEAFARCGPVFEAICSKLYRLGDQPGQGSKVKMINQLLAGVHIAAAAEAMALGLRAGCDADALYEVISNSAGSSWMFQNRVPHILAGDYTPLSAVNIFVKDLGIVLDYAKKSVFPLPLSAAAHQMFMQASAAGHGGEDDSAVVKIFPGIELPAPKAARQATEQAA from the coding sequence ATGAACCAGCAAGCGTGTCGTGTCGGAGTAATAGGTCTGGGCGCAATGGGAATGGGCGTCGCAGGGTCCCTGCTGCGCGCCGGTTTCGAGGTGTATGTGCGCGACGTACGGCAGGAAGCGATGCAGAAGGCAGTTGCTGCCGGCGCGCAAGCAGTCGTGTCCCCGGCGACCTTCGGCGAGTTGGACGTCTTGCTGATCTATGTCGTCAATGCGCAGCAAACCGAGCAGGTGCTGTTCGGCGAGCATGGCGCGGCTGCGCATCTCCGCCATGGCACCGTGGTGATCGGCAGTTCGACGGTAGCGCCGGAATTTGCCGAAATGCTGGGTGCGCGACTGAACGCAATGGGACTGCAATTCATCGACGCGCCGGTATCCGGCGGCGCCGTCAAAGCCGCGGCAGGCGAGATGTCGATGATGGCATCCGGCGCCCCTGAGGCATTTGCCCGTTGTGGCCCGGTGTTCGAGGCGATCTGCAGCAAGTTGTACCGGCTCGGCGATCAGCCGGGACAGGGTTCGAAAGTAAAGATGATCAACCAGCTGCTGGCGGGCGTACATATCGCGGCTGCCGCCGAAGCGATGGCGCTGGGATTGCGCGCCGGTTGCGACGCCGATGCCTTGTATGAGGTGATCAGTAATAGTGCAGGCAGTTCCTGGATGTTCCAGAATCGCGTGCCGCACATCCTGGCGGGCGACTACACGCCGTTGTCGGCGGTGAATATTTTCGTCAAGGATCTTGGCATCGTGCTCGATTACGCAAAGAAGAGCGTATTCCCGCTGCCCTTGTCGGCAGCGGCACACCAGATGTTCATGCAAGCCTCTGCCGCCGGACATGGCGGCGAAGACGACTCGGCCGTCGTGAAGATATTTCCCGGCATCGAACTGCCCGCGCCAAAGGCGGCAAGGCAGGCAACTGAACAAGCAGCCTGA
- the denD gene encoding D-erythronate dehydrogenase produces MNVMITGGAGFLGQRLARRLLELGYLTDSNGSKRAIDRILLVDVVPAHDFGDPRVVTVAGDIADAALLHDVIDTQTTSIFHLAAVVSGQAEADFELGMRINLDASRQLLDRCRRLGHRPKIVFTSSVAVYGGQLPAIVQDSTALNPQSSYGMQKAIGELLLNDYSRKGFVDGRVLRLPTICVRPGKPNKAASSFVSGLIREPLNGKEAVCPVAPDTRLWLLSPRSAIECLIAGHELAAASLGSNRIVNLPGISVKVEDMLAALARVAGPELIKRIRWERDPMVERIVGGWPGAWNVAAAHALGLLGDTDFDSIVRAYIEDDLEPNTVS; encoded by the coding sequence ATGAACGTAATGATTACCGGCGGCGCGGGCTTTCTCGGACAGCGCCTTGCGCGCCGCCTGCTTGAACTTGGATACCTCACCGATTCGAACGGCAGCAAGCGGGCCATCGATCGGATTCTCCTGGTGGACGTGGTGCCGGCACATGATTTCGGCGATCCGCGCGTAGTCACGGTCGCCGGCGATATTGCCGATGCCGCTTTGCTGCACGATGTGATCGATACGCAGACGACATCCATTTTCCACCTTGCGGCAGTGGTCAGCGGGCAGGCTGAAGCCGACTTCGAACTCGGCATGCGGATCAACCTCGATGCATCGCGCCAGTTGCTGGATCGGTGCCGCCGCCTCGGACATCGCCCGAAAATCGTTTTTACCAGTTCGGTCGCCGTCTACGGCGGCCAGTTGCCTGCCATTGTGCAGGACAGCACCGCGCTCAATCCGCAGTCGTCGTATGGCATGCAGAAAGCGATCGGCGAATTACTGCTGAACGACTATAGCCGCAAGGGATTTGTAGACGGTCGCGTGCTGCGTTTGCCAACCATCTGCGTACGTCCCGGCAAGCCGAACAAGGCCGCTTCGTCCTTTGTCAGCGGCTTGATCCGCGAACCGCTCAACGGGAAAGAAGCTGTTTGCCCGGTCGCGCCCGATACTCGCCTGTGGCTGCTGTCGCCGCGCAGCGCGATCGAGTGCCTGATTGCCGGCCACGAGCTGGCGGCGGCTTCTCTGGGCAGCAACCGCATCGTCAATCTGCCAGGAATCTCGGTCAAGGTCGAGGACATGCTCGCCGCGCTGGCGCGCGTTGCCGGACCGGAACTGATCAAGCGCATCCGCTGGGAGCGCGATCCGATGGTCGAACGCATCGTCGGCGGCTGGCCCGGCGCCTGGAACGTCGCGGCGGCGCACGCACTCGGCCTCCTCGGCGATACCGATTTTGACAGCATTGTCAGGGCGTATATCGAGGATGACCTGGAACCCAATACTGTTTCCTGA
- a CDS encoding acetyl-CoA C-acyltransferase has translation MTKQIQEVYIVAATRTPVGKAPRGMFRNVRPDDLLVHAIRSAVAQVPNLDPQLIEDAVIGCAFPEAEQGLNFARMGVLLAGLPNTVGGITVNRYCASGLSAIAIAADRIRVGQADVIIAGGAESMSMVPMMGHHPSMNPLVLKDENIGMAYGMGITAEKVAQQWKVSREAQDEFALNSHRKAIAAQQGGEFGDETTAFEIVEKFPNLASGQIDVKTRTAGQDEGPRADSSIEALAKLKPVFAAKGSVTAGNSSQMSDGAGALILVSEKILKQFNLTPLAKFSSFAIRGVPPEIMGIGPKEAVPLALRAAGITQDQLDWIELNEAFAAQALAVIGDLQLDPSKVNPLGGAIALGHPLGATGAIRAATVVHGLRRRNLKYGMVTMCVGTGMGAAGVFERV, from the coding sequence ATGACCAAACAAATTCAAGAAGTCTACATCGTCGCCGCCACCCGCACCCCGGTCGGCAAAGCGCCGCGCGGCATGTTCAGGAACGTGCGCCCGGACGACCTGCTGGTGCATGCCATCCGCTCCGCCGTCGCCCAGGTGCCCAATCTCGATCCGCAACTGATCGAGGATGCGGTGATCGGCTGCGCCTTCCCGGAAGCCGAGCAGGGCCTGAACTTCGCGCGAATGGGCGTGCTGCTGGCCGGCTTGCCGAATACGGTGGGCGGCATCACCGTCAACCGCTACTGCGCTTCGGGTCTGTCGGCGATCGCGATCGCTGCCGACCGCATCCGCGTGGGGCAGGCCGACGTCATCATCGCCGGCGGCGCCGAATCGATGTCGATGGTGCCGATGATGGGCCACCATCCCTCGATGAACCCGCTGGTGCTGAAGGACGAGAATATCGGCATGGCCTACGGCATGGGTATCACCGCCGAAAAAGTCGCGCAGCAATGGAAAGTTTCGCGCGAAGCGCAGGATGAATTCGCCCTGAATTCCCACAGGAAGGCAATCGCGGCGCAGCAAGGCGGCGAGTTCGGTGACGAGACCACGGCGTTCGAGATCGTCGAAAAATTCCCCAACCTGGCCAGCGGCCAGATCGACGTGAAGACCCGTACTGCCGGCCAGGATGAAGGCCCGCGCGCCGACAGCAGCATCGAAGCCTTGGCGAAGTTGAAGCCCGTGTTTGCCGCCAAGGGCTCGGTCACCGCCGGCAACAGTTCGCAAATGTCGGACGGCGCCGGCGCCCTGATCCTGGTCAGTGAAAAAATCCTCAAGCAGTTCAACCTGACGCCGCTGGCGAAGTTCAGCTCGTTCGCCATCCGTGGCGTGCCGCCGGAAATCATGGGCATCGGCCCGAAGGAAGCGGTGCCGCTGGCGCTGCGCGCGGCCGGCATCACCCAGGACCAGCTCGACTGGATTGAATTGAACGAAGCCTTTGCCGCGCAGGCGCTGGCAGTCATAGGCGACCTGCAGCTCGACCCCTCCAAGGTCAATCCGCTGGGCGGCGCGATTGCCCTCGGCCATCCGCTCGGCGCTACCGGCGCCATCCGCGCCGCCACCGTGGTACATGGCTTGCGTCGCCGTAACCTGAAGTACGGCATGGTCACCATGTGCGTTGGCACCGGCATGGGTGCGGCTGGCGTGTTCGAGCGGGTTTGA
- the otnI gene encoding 2-oxo-tetronate isomerase, whose product MPKFAANLTMMFNELAFPERFAAAAKAGFQAVEFLFPYDHAPHEIAHWLKENRLENALFNLPPGDWAAGERGIAALPGREDEFRTGVALALEYAQALGTQRLHVMAGLLPPGAERGRYLETYIENVRHAARELAKHGRTLLLEPINPRDMPGYFLNSQHEGHAIREAVGEPNVKVQMDFYHAQIVDGDLAMTLRKYFGGIGHIQIAGVPSRNEPDDGEVDYRYLFRLLDQLGYDGWVGCEYRPRGRTEDGLGWLRALK is encoded by the coding sequence ATGCCAAAATTTGCCGCCAACCTGACCATGATGTTTAACGAGCTTGCATTCCCCGAACGGTTTGCCGCCGCAGCCAAGGCCGGCTTCCAGGCCGTCGAATTCTTGTTTCCCTATGATCATGCGCCGCATGAAATTGCGCACTGGTTAAAGGAAAACCGATTGGAAAATGCGTTGTTCAATTTGCCGCCGGGGGATTGGGCCGCAGGCGAACGCGGGATTGCCGCGCTTCCCGGCCGCGAGGATGAATTCCGGACCGGCGTTGCGCTCGCGCTGGAATACGCGCAGGCGCTCGGCACGCAGCGCCTGCATGTGATGGCGGGTCTGTTGCCGCCGGGCGCGGAGCGCGGCCGTTATCTGGAAACCTATATCGAGAACGTGCGCCATGCCGCGCGCGAACTGGCAAAGCATGGCCGTACCCTATTGCTCGAACCGATCAACCCGCGCGACATGCCTGGCTATTTTCTCAATTCCCAGCACGAGGGACACGCGATCCGCGAAGCGGTGGGTGAGCCCAACGTCAAGGTGCAGATGGACTTCTACCATGCACAGATTGTCGACGGCGATCTCGCCATGACGCTCAGAAAATACTTCGGCGGTATCGGCCATATTCAGATCGCCGGCGTGCCGAGTCGCAATGAGCCGGACGACGGCGAGGTTGATTACCGCTATTTGTTCCGCCTGCTTGACCAGCTCGGCTACGACGGCTGGGTCGGCTGCGAATACCGGCCGCGCGGCCGCACGGAAGACGGGCTCGGCTGGCTTCGGGCGCTGAAATAA
- a CDS encoding MFS transporter codes for MTTSTTQTAGSAKFVSSSAVGIDEASTYRKVTWRLIPFLMLCYVVAYLDRVNVGFAKLQMLNDLKFSETVFGLGAGVFFLGYFLFEVPSNVILHRVGARVWIARIMITWAVISGAFMFVTTPTMFYIMRFLLGIAEAGFFPGIILYLTYWYPAERRARIVTTFMTAIPVSGVFGGPLSGWIMESFAGVNGLSGWQWMFVLEAVPAVVMGLAVLLYLDNGIRSAKWLSEDEKRLLEERIAHDAKGKIEHQSIGAVFADRRVWLMSLIYFCCVMGQYGLTFWMPSLIKAAGIKGVLNIGLFTAIPYSAAIIAMLLLGRSADHKRERRWHLAIPMLLGAVGLVGSALAGTNTGIAIAFLTLAAAGVVASAPLFWSLPTAFLGGAAAAAGIAAINSVGNLAGFASPYLIGWLKDLTQSTNIGMYVLAGVLVAGSLVVLSIPARLVNR; via the coding sequence ATGACAACCAGTACCACGCAGACCGCCGGATCTGCAAAGTTCGTATCCTCATCGGCTGTCGGTATTGACGAAGCATCAACTTATCGCAAAGTCACCTGGCGCCTGATTCCCTTTTTGATGTTGTGTTACGTCGTCGCCTATCTCGACCGGGTAAACGTCGGTTTTGCCAAGCTGCAGATGCTGAACGACTTGAAGTTCAGCGAAACCGTGTTCGGACTCGGTGCCGGCGTGTTCTTTCTCGGCTATTTCCTGTTCGAGGTGCCCAGTAACGTGATCCTGCATCGGGTCGGCGCGAGAGTGTGGATCGCCCGCATCATGATCACCTGGGCCGTCATCTCCGGCGCGTTCATGTTCGTCACTACGCCGACCATGTTCTACATCATGCGATTTCTGCTCGGGATCGCCGAAGCCGGCTTCTTCCCCGGGATTATCCTGTACCTCACCTATTGGTACCCGGCGGAGCGCCGCGCACGGATCGTCACTACCTTCATGACCGCGATCCCCGTGTCGGGAGTGTTCGGCGGTCCCCTGTCTGGCTGGATCATGGAATCGTTCGCCGGCGTCAACGGCTTGTCCGGCTGGCAGTGGATGTTCGTGCTGGAAGCGGTACCGGCCGTTGTGATGGGTCTTGCGGTGCTGCTGTACCTGGATAACGGCATCCGTTCGGCCAAGTGGTTGAGCGAGGATGAAAAACGCTTGCTCGAAGAGCGCATCGCACATGATGCCAAAGGCAAGATCGAACATCAGTCGATCGGCGCGGTATTTGCCGATCGCCGGGTATGGTTGATGTCCCTGATCTACTTTTGCTGCGTCATGGGCCAATACGGTCTGACGTTCTGGATGCCCAGTTTGATCAAGGCGGCCGGCATCAAGGGTGTGCTCAACATAGGGTTGTTCACCGCCATTCCTTATAGCGCAGCAATCATTGCAATGCTGTTGCTCGGACGCAGCGCGGACCACAAGCGCGAACGCCGCTGGCACCTTGCCATTCCGATGTTGCTGGGTGCGGTCGGCCTGGTAGGCAGCGCGCTGGCGGGAACCAATACCGGGATTGCCATCGCCTTTCTTACCTTGGCCGCAGCCGGCGTGGTCGCGTCCGCACCATTGTTCTGGAGTTTGCCGACCGCGTTCCTGGGCGGCGCGGCGGCGGCGGCGGGCATTGCCGCCATCAATTCGGTCGGCAATCTGGCCGGCTTCGCCAGTCCGTATCTGATCGGTTGGCTCAAAGACCTGACGCAAAGCACAAACATCGGCATGTATGTACTGGCCGGCGTTCTTGTGGCCGGCTCGCTGGTTGTACTCAGCATACCGGCGCGCCTGGTCAATCGCTGA
- a CDS encoding enoyl-CoA hydratase, giving the protein MEILSSNADGVFTIQFNRPNKKNAFTAAMYQAMSDAMHEAERDASVRVILFTGNADAFTAGNDLEDFVNDPPMSPDAPVFRFMQAVSDAAKPLVAAVAGNAVGIGTTLLLHCELVYAAENAKFALPFSKLGLCPEFAASFLLPQLAGYQRAAEALLLGDAFGAEQAYDMGLVSRVLPKDELFAFTQAQAAKLAALPAASVRTTKRLMKAQQQAAVAAQMAEEIRNFAAMLPAPAAREAVSAFLEKRKPDFSNLPQE; this is encoded by the coding sequence ATGGAAATCTTAAGCAGCAATGCCGATGGCGTCTTCACCATCCAGTTCAACCGCCCGAATAAAAAGAATGCATTCACGGCCGCGATGTACCAGGCCATGAGCGATGCCATGCACGAAGCGGAGCGCGACGCGTCTGTGCGCGTGATCCTCTTTACGGGCAATGCGGATGCATTCACCGCCGGCAACGACCTGGAAGATTTCGTGAATGATCCGCCCATGAGCCCGGACGCCCCGGTATTCCGCTTCATGCAGGCGGTGAGCGACGCCGCCAAGCCGCTGGTGGCCGCCGTGGCGGGCAATGCCGTCGGCATCGGCACCACGCTGCTGCTGCATTGCGAACTGGTGTATGCCGCCGAAAATGCCAAGTTCGCGCTGCCGTTTTCCAAGCTGGGCCTGTGTCCCGAATTTGCCGCCAGCTTCTTGCTGCCGCAACTGGCTGGCTACCAGCGCGCAGCGGAAGCGCTGCTGCTGGGTGATGCCTTTGGCGCCGAGCAAGCGTATGACATGGGACTGGTCAGCCGGGTATTGCCGAAGGATGAGCTGTTTGCGTTCACGCAGGCGCAGGCTGCCAAGCTGGCGGCCTTGCCTGCGGCATCGGTACGCACCACCAAGCGCTTGATGAAGGCGCAGCAGCAGGCGGCGGTTGCGGCGCAGATGGCAGAAGAAATTCGCAATTTTGCCGCCATGCTACCCGCGCCGGCAGCCCGGGAAGCCGTATCGGCATTCCTGGAAAAGAGAAAGCCGGATTTCAGCAATCTTCCGCAGGAGTGA
- a CDS encoding FadR/GntR family transcriptional regulator, producing the protein MDQTNPFNLKTSPDNSFTTGTLGSRVAEQLLNKIRLEDLAPGARLPSEQAMALHFGVSRTVVREAIATLKAEGILETRKGSGAFVRSAEAAHALRTDRLTEQSIQSLLNVIEVRRGIEAETAALAAVRRSPGQLADIEYALRRIEEAVAGGSDGVAEDAKFHQSIAMATGNPYWVRFVDMFAQTIQSAVKVTRANEARRKDFARQVQAEHEKIVNAIVAGDPELARAAAREHMEQAAQRVRLADREFWRGDGGELARHLVSALGEDADAK; encoded by the coding sequence ATGGATCAGACAAACCCGTTCAATTTGAAGACTTCCCCGGATAACAGCTTCACCACCGGCACGCTCGGTTCCCGGGTAGCCGAACAGCTGTTAAACAAAATCCGCCTGGAAGATCTCGCGCCGGGCGCGCGCCTGCCGTCCGAGCAAGCCATGGCGCTGCATTTCGGGGTCAGCCGCACCGTGGTTCGGGAGGCGATCGCGACATTGAAAGCGGAAGGCATATTGGAAACCCGCAAGGGAAGCGGCGCCTTCGTGCGCAGCGCCGAAGCAGCGCATGCCTTGAGGACCGACCGTCTCACTGAACAGTCGATTCAATCTCTATTGAATGTGATCGAGGTACGTCGCGGGATAGAAGCCGAGACGGCCGCGCTTGCTGCAGTCCGTCGCAGTCCGGGACAGCTTGCCGATATCGAATACGCGTTGCGGCGCATCGAAGAAGCAGTAGCTGGCGGTTCAGACGGCGTGGCGGAAGACGCGAAATTTCACCAGTCGATAGCGATGGCAACAGGGAATCCCTATTGGGTCCGCTTCGTCGACATGTTCGCGCAAACGATCCAGTCGGCGGTCAAGGTCACCCGCGCCAACGAAGCCAGAAGAAAAGATTTCGCGCGCCAGGTACAGGCCGAGCATGAAAAAATCGTGAATGCGATTGTGGCGGGCGATCCGGAACTGGCCCGCGCAGCCGCCCGAGAACACATGGAACAAGCTGCGCAGCGTGTCCGCCTGGCTGATCGCGAGTTCTGGCGAGGCGATGGCGGAGAACTGGCCCGCCACCTGGTGTCTGCACTAGGTGAAGATGCAGACGCCAAGTGA